DNA from Polaribacter sp. NJDZ03:
CTATGAACTCCTGTGGTAGTTTCTTCTGATAAACCATTGATTCCTGCAGCTAATTCTGGATATTTATCCAAAACCATGTTTGTTAAATCTCCACCATCATCTAAAATTAAGTTTAATGGTTTTCTGTCTTCTCCAAAGAATAAAGTTTGTTCTATACACCAGTCAAATTCTTCTTCTGTTAAACCTTTCCAAGCGTAAACCGCTGTTCCTGCTGCTGCAATTGCTGCTGCTGCTTGGTCTTGTGTAGAAAAAATATTACAAGAACTCCAAGTTACTTCTGCACCTAAAGCTTGTAAAGTTTCTATTAAAACTGCTGTTTGAATTGTCATGTGTAAACACCCTGCAATTCTAGCTCCTTTTAAAGGTTGCTCGTTTTTGTATTCCTCTCTTAAAGACATTAATCCTGGCATTTCTGCTTCTGCCAATAAAATTTCTTTTCTCCCCCAATCTGCTAAAGAAATATCCTTAACTTTGTTTGGTACGTAAGCTAATTTAGTGCTCATATTATGTATATTTATATTCTAATTTTTCGAACTGCAAAGTTACGACATCCATTTTAAAAAAGTATGCCTCTTTACAAAAGTTTAACGATTAACGAAAACACCAAAGTATTTATTTGGAAAATTGATGAATCCTTTAATGAATTAAATAAGAACGTTTTACTTTCTGATAAAAGCCAAATTCGTTTAGATAGTATGAAATCTGACTTACACCAAAGAGGTTTTTTAAGTGTCCGTCATTTATTAAAAGAAGCAGGCTATTCTGATGCTGATTTAATTTATGATGAATTTGGAAAACCGCATTTAAAAGATGGAAAGTATATTTCTATTACCCATTCTTTTACTTTTTCTGGCTTAATAATTTCTGATGATTTACATGTTGGTATTGATATTGAAATGCAACGTGACAAAATATTAAAAATTGCACACAAGTTTACGCACGTTAAAGAGTATGTTACCATTGCAAACCACAATGCTTTAATTAGTAAATTGACGATTGTTTGGGGAGGAAAAGAGAGTTTGTATAAAATTTACGGAAAGAAAAAATTACGCTTTTTAGAAAATATTTATATTGAAGATTTTAAGTTTTCTGATGCTAAAACTACGGGAGAAATTAGATATGAAGGAAAAACGACTGCCTACAATATTGAATTTTTAGAGTTTGATGGTTTTACGTGTGTCTATGCTTATTAAAGCTATTAAGATTTAAATTAAGGGAATTAAATTTTATTTTTAAAAATACCGCTATAAAATCAATTTTATATAAATTATTATAAAGCATCATTTTCTTCAGTCAACTTTATGAAATTCAATTTGTTTAGATAGAAATTATTACGTGAATATTTGAATTGGAATATGAAATTACGATTAACAATATTTTTTTTAATGACTTTATAATATACAAAATACTTAAAAACAGTAAATAGAGAAAGTCTTATTTCTTGTGTCTTTTAGCAGAGCGTTTTTAAGTCTTTTTAGGGGACACTAGTGATAAAACATATAAATCCAAATAGATCTAGAAAGTCTTAGATTAAAGGTACTTAATAAAATAATCGTTGTAATTGCTAAAAGCGCAACAGTTATGTAAGAGAAATCTAATATAAACTTAAATAAAACCATACCTGCTATCATTTCTGCCGATATAAGTGCATAAGTTACAAACATAGCTCCAAAAAAGAAACCTGGTTCTTTCTCGAATTTAAAATGACACTCGCTACAAGTTGTATACATTTTAGGAGATCTAAGCAGAAGAAGATTCCCTAATTCGCTATACATTTTCCCTTTTTTACAATTAGGACATTTACATTTTAACATATCAATTACATTTGCCATACTCTCTAATTTAATAATATAACAAAATTAAGTTGATAAAACTACATTTACCATATAGTATAATCGCCATTTTTTGTACTTTTAGGACATTCTTATGAAAATACCTGTTTTAAAAATTGATCAATTTAAAGAATCTGAATCTTTAAAGGATTTGTATGTCAATTCTTTTTCAAACCATTTGGAATTGAATAAGAAGTTAATTGACAAACCTCACAGTCATAATTTTTACTTATGTGTTCTTTTTACCGGAGGATTTGGTACGCATGAAATTGATTTTAATTCTTACCAAGTAAACCCAGGGAAGGTTTTCTTTTTAAAACCTGGTCAAACTCATTCTTGGCAGTTTGATACAAAACCAGAAGGTTTTATCTTTTTCCACTCTCAAGAATTTTATGAAATAAAATTTTTAGATCATACCCTTCACTCATTTCCTTTTTATTATTCGAATCAGAATCCGCCTTTCTTAGAATTGTCTCCATTAAAAATAGATGTATTAAAACTAAAGTTTGAAGAAGTGTACGCAGAATATCAACAACAAAACTTGTTAAGAGAGTTAAAAATAATAAACCTTATAAATAGTATTTATATAGATTTAACAAGGGCTTACACTGCAGATGTTAATTTAGAAAAACTCGTTTCTACTAGTTATTCAATTATACTAGAAAATCTAGAAAACTTAATACACCAACATTTTTATAAAGAGAAATTACCTAAATTTTATTCCGATCAATTAAACATCACCACAAAACACCTCAACAGGGTTGTAAAAAAAGCACTGAACAAAACTACAAGTCAATTAATTTCTGAAAGAATTATCTTAGAATCGAAAAGGTTAATTATTCATTCTGGAAATAATTTAGCTGCTATTGCAGAGACACTTCAGTTTTCTGATTATGCCTATTTTTCTCGATTCTTTAAATCTAAAACTGGTTGTACGCCAAT
Protein-coding regions in this window:
- a CDS encoding 4'-phosphopantetheinyl transferase superfamily protein, whose amino-acid sequence is MPLYKSLTINENTKVFIWKIDESFNELNKNVLLSDKSQIRLDSMKSDLHQRGFLSVRHLLKEAGYSDADLIYDEFGKPHLKDGKYISITHSFTFSGLIISDDLHVGIDIEMQRDKILKIAHKFTHVKEYVTIANHNALISKLTIVWGGKESLYKIYGKKKLRFLENIYIEDFKFSDAKTTGEIRYEGKTTAYNIEFLEFDGFTCVYAY
- a CDS encoding DUF983 domain-containing protein, which produces MANVIDMLKCKCPNCKKGKMYSELGNLLLLRSPKMYTTCSECHFKFEKEPGFFFGAMFVTYALISAEMIAGMVLFKFILDFSYITVALLAITTIILLSTFNLRLSRSIWIYMFYH
- a CDS encoding helix-turn-helix domain-containing protein, with translation MKIPVLKIDQFKESESLKDLYVNSFSNHLELNKKLIDKPHSHNFYLCVLFTGGFGTHEIDFNSYQVNPGKVFFLKPGQTHSWQFDTKPEGFIFFHSQEFYEIKFLDHTLHSFPFYYSNQNPPFLELSPLKIDVLKLKFEEVYAEYQQQNLLRELKIINLINSIYIDLTRAYTADVNLEKLVSTSYSIILENLENLIHQHFYKEKLPKFYSDQLNITTKHLNRVVKKALNKTTSQLISERIILESKRLIIHSGNNLAAIAETLQFSDYAYFSRFFKSKTGCTPMDFRKKYTS